In the genome of Thermoproteus tenax Kra 1, the window CTATGTGGCAGTGACTGGATACAGCGGCTCCAGCCTCCCGGGACACGACATAAACTTCGCTGCTGTCGCGGGTCTCCTCAAGGATGGGCCTATAATACCTCAATGTGTGGACGTGGCCTCCGGGCTGGCGGCCGCCTTCGTGGCGGCGGTCGCTGTAGCGACGGGCCGGGCGGGATACTACGAGGTGCCCATGGAGGCGGCCGCCCACCTATTGAATTTGCTCAATTTTGCACAGATAAAGGACGGAGTCGCGCCCCACTTAACCGGCAGATATCCTTTCTACAACGTCTACAAGTGTGCGGACGGCTCAGTGGCGTTGGGCGCAGTGGAGGAAAAGTTCTGGCGGCGGTTTGTTGCGCTTATAGGCCGGGAGGACCTGGGGGACAAGATGTACGACGAGGGAACAACGGCCGAGGTACAGAGGGAGCTTGCAGGAAGGGAATGCTCCGAGCTTCTGAGGAGGGCCGCTGAGGCCGACGTTCCTCTCTCGCCCGTACGCCCTCTTACCGAGGTCGCCGCCTCAGTGGACCTCGAGGAGCTCATAGGGGTGTTCGCGCCGGCGGGAGGGCCGGCGCCCAAGTTGGGAGAACACAACCATCTGGCCGAGGACAGATGTGGAGGTCAGCCCCGACAGGAATGACGTCACCGCTCAGTGGCGGCACACGTCATCAACTGTGATATCTAGGTAATATTCTTGAATTTTTAAAAGAGCGTTGCCCCTTATCCCATGAGCCCAAAGACTATATCAATAATTGTTGTAATAATTATCGTTGCCATTGCCGCCGCGATATTCCTCACCCAACAGAGGGGCACCCCCCAGGCCGGCGCTACTACGCAGAACGCGACCTCTAAACAGATATATGTCATATATGATATAGGCGGGCGCGGCGATCTGTCGTTCAACGACATGGCCTATTTAGGCGCCTCCAAGGCCGCCCAAGATTTCGGGCTCCAGCTTGTGCAACTTCAGAGCAAGACCCAAGACGACTACCTGCCCAATTTGAGACTGGCGGCGAAGAACAATCCACTATTGATAGTGGCCGTAGGCTTTCTGATGACCGACGCAGTTAAGGAGGCGGCCACCGAGTTCCCGAACGCCCACTTCGTTATTATAGACGGCTTTGTCAATAAATCAAATGTCTTGTCTATACAGTTTAAGGAGAACGAGGGCAGCGCCCTGGTCGGCGCCCTCGCGGCGCTTACGGCATACTACTTCAACTGCACCAAGGTGGGCATAGTGTTGGGCATGGACATACCTGTGCTCTGGAAGTTCGAAATAGGCTACGCCTACGGCGTGAGGTGGGCGCAACAGTATATTGCCCAGAAGTTCGGCAAAAACGTCACCTTCACTATCTATTACGTCTACACCGGCTCCTTCAACGACCCAGCCAAGGGCAAACAAGCGGCTCAAGCCATGTTGGCCCAAGGCGTATGCGTCATATATCAAGCGGCTGGCGCCACAGGCCTAGGAGTTTTTGACGCAGTGGCTGAGGCAGGACAGAAGATGGGTCGGACAATGGGCCCGCCGTTCGCCATAGGAGTTGACGCAGATCAAGACTACATTAAGCCGGGCTTCATCTTGGCCTCTATGATGAAGCGCGTGGACGTCGCCGTCTATAAGGCGGCCCAGATGGCGGTCAACGGGCAGTTCAAGGGAGGGCTAATGTTGCTCGGTCTCAAAGACGGCGGCGTATCGGTGAGCACGTTGGACGACCTGAACCAGTTCCTACAGTTGGGCATTCAGGCGGGCGCCGTGAAGGCGTCGGACGCCCAGAACATCATTAATAAAGTCAAGGAGATGCGCGACTCTATACCTCAGTGGATATGGCAGGCTGTGGACGAGCTTAAGGAGGAGATAATATCGGGCAAGGTGCAAGTGCCGTTGCCCACTACGAGGGACCAGCTTAACTACTATAGACAAGTCCTCGGACTGACCGGGTCCGGCTAAATGATATCTCTCAAGGAAATACACAAAATTTTTCCAGACGGCACGCACGCCCTCAAGGGCGTCTCCCTCGATCTGAGGCCGGGGGAGGTCTTGGCCCTATTGGGCGAGAATGGCGCTGGCAAGACCACGTTGATGAAGATTTTGTCGGGCATCTATGAGCCGACCGCAGGCGTCATCGAGATCGGCGGGAGAGCCATCAGGTTCAAAAGCGCCAGAGACGCCCTCAATATGGGCATAGCTATGGTGCATCAACACCTCTCCCTAATCGACGAGCTTACGCCCCTAGAGAACGTGGCACTATATATGGGGCCCTCTCTGCGGGGCATCGATAAGAATCTCGAGCGAGGGGTGAGGGCAATAGCCGAGTCTCTCGGCTTCGAGATAGACTGGGCAAGGCCGGTGGGAGAGCTCCCGCTAGGAGTTAGACAGAGGATCGAGATAGTCAAGGCGCTCTATCTGGGCGCCCGCGTGCTGATATTGGACGAGCCTACGTCGTTGCTCTCTCCGCCTGAGGTGAAACAGTTGATTGATACAGTCAAGACGCTGAGGTCCCAGGGGAGGACTATCGTCTTCATAACGCACAAAATCCCAGAGGCGCTGGCGGTGGCCGATAGAGTCGTCGTCCTACGGCGCGGGGAGAAGGTCGGGGAATACTCGCCCGACACTAGCCCGGAGACGCTTGTAGAGGCAATGGTCGGTAGAAGATATGCGTGGGCGTTGGAGAGATCGGGCGGCCCCGGCGATGTGGTGCTCTCGGTCGAGGACCTCTGGGTTTACGAGAGGGGACGGCCCCTACTGCAGGGCGTGTC includes:
- a CDS encoding CoA transferase, with product MAKRRVIELAVLYPGPLAGRLLSGWGFEVVKVEPPGGDPLRSYIPSLFNVLNAGKYSVVLDLRKAEDRSRLYKLVEDADVVLTSFRPNAAERLGVSYRALSSVNRRLVYVAVTGYSGSSLPGHDINFAAVAGLLKDGPIIPQCVDVASGLAAAFVAAVAVATGRAGYYEVPMEAAAHLLNLLNFAQIKDGVAPHLTGRYPFYNVYKCADGSVALGAVEEKFWRRFVALIGREDLGDKMYDEGTTAEVQRELAGRECSELLRRAAEADVPLSPVRPLTEVAASVDLEELIGVFAPAGGPAPKLGEHNHLAEDRCGGQPRQE
- a CDS encoding BMP family lipoprotein gives rise to the protein MSPKTISIIVVIIIVAIAAAIFLTQQRGTPQAGATTQNATSKQIYVIYDIGGRGDLSFNDMAYLGASKAAQDFGLQLVQLQSKTQDDYLPNLRLAAKNNPLLIVAVGFLMTDAVKEAATEFPNAHFVIIDGFVNKSNVLSIQFKENEGSALVGALAALTAYYFNCTKVGIVLGMDIPVLWKFEIGYAYGVRWAQQYIAQKFGKNVTFTIYYVYTGSFNDPAKGKQAAQAMLAQGVCVIYQAAGATGLGVFDAVAEAGQKMGRTMGPPFAIGVDADQDYIKPGFILASMMKRVDVAVYKAAQMAVNGQFKGGLMLLGLKDGGVSVSTLDDLNQFLQLGIQAGAVKASDAQNIINKVKEMRDSIPQWIWQAVDELKEEIISGKVQVPLPTTRDQLNYYRQVLGLTGSG
- a CDS encoding ABC transporter ATP-binding protein; translated protein: MISLKEIHKIFPDGTHALKGVSLDLRPGEVLALLGENGAGKTTLMKILSGIYEPTAGVIEIGGRAIRFKSARDALNMGIAMVHQHLSLIDELTPLENVALYMGPSLRGIDKNLERGVRAIAESLGFEIDWARPVGELPLGVRQRIEIVKALYLGARVLILDEPTSLLSPPEVKQLIDTVKTLRSQGRTIVFITHKIPEALAVADRVVVLRRGEKVGEYSPDTSPETLVEAMVGRRYAWALERSGGPGDVVLSVEDLWVYERGRPLLQGVSLSVRRQEIHALVGVEGNGQETLVDVIVGLREPARGEIRLRGKLAYIPEDRHGRALALELPLVHNAVLGLHKKFSRRGLFDWRGARGFASKLIEEFSIVAPGPDAVAKSLSGGNQQKLVVGRELSKGADLIVAHQPTRGLDVMTTDYVHKLLMDARNAGSGVLLISSDLDEALKLADRVSVIYRGRIVLTKPLGETSVDEIGRAMAGL